CTCCGATGATTGCCGAATTTTCATTTGTTCGTCATCCTGTCGTTAAGTTGCTTCGCTACGGCCACTTGCTGGTGCCTGGCGTGGAGCGGGTGGACGTGGTGTATTACGATGAAGAGCAAGAGCAGCTGGCGGCGCGCACAACCCGCAGCGAAAACGAGATGCCTTATGGCGAACCCATGAACATCAATGGTTGTAAAGCGGCGTTGGAAAAGCTGCGAAAGGGGCGTACTCCTTTCGAATGGCTGCAAAAAGAGGCGCTTCCCTGGATCGACGCCGGCATCGAAAACATCAATAATGACTTGCTAAGTGAGCTGCAAAAGCTGGTACTGATGATTTCCGTCGGAAACAATGACCTTCGCTCAAGCAGCGATCTGGTGTTTTTTTATTTCCGTCCCGGCTTCAGCAACCTGGGTATGACTTCCGAAGCAAAACCTGTGACCATGCGCGAAAAAGACCTGGTGGGGCACGCTTATGCTGCGTCGGTTGCGGCTTTGATAGCCGAGGCACACGACGACAAATTTATGTGGGACGACTTTGAGCAGGCTTTTAAAGCCAACGGGGCCATTATCGAAAATTTGCGTTCGCAGCTAAAGCAAATGCGTGAAATGTACCGCGATCGACTGGTGGACTCCTGCCGGTTTTATCTCAAAAATCTTTCGGAGCAATTCCAGCGGAATTATCAATTTTCTGCCGGAGCGCTGGAGCAGATCAAGCGCTACGAAGGCGAATATTTCAGACTTGAAAATGCCATCAAGGCCGGCGTGCGTATCGCCAACAATCTGCACCCCGCCGGTGGACAGGAAGTGACGGAGATTCCGGAGTTTTTTCTCAACTTCAACACCATGCAACGCCAGGAGGAAATCCACGACGTCCATCTCAATACCACTTTGGAAAAACCATTCAATTATCTGAATCTTATCGAAAACATCGTGATCGACTTGCGTAAAAATAATATCCCGCTCACGGCCAAAAACGTAGCAGAATCCATGAATCCGCCAGTGAAACATTCGGCAATCAAAATGTACCTCAACAGCAATTATGATAAAGTACTGAAGCTCTTCAGTTTTTATAAAGACAAATGGCCACTGCTGCGCACCGAGTTTAAGCCCACCTACAACCTGCTACAAAATTCGCTGAATCGCCCCCACCAGCGGCAAAGCAATTTGTGAAAGCCAAAGTTTATTATTATCCCGAAACATAAAGATTAAAAAAAAGAAGCCATGAAAATCATTGGAAAATATTATTTGCACAATCAGCAACTAAAAGCTGCTAGAGATTTTGGCGGCATGCCCGAAGTTCCGTCGGTGTATGAGGTGCTTCGCCTGATTGATGGGGTTCCGTTGTTTTTGGACGAACATCTGCTGCGCTTGCAACAATCGGCAGCACTAATGCACCGACAATTGGAAACAACACTTGAATCGTTGGCAGATGCTATCCATCATCTGGCAGATAAGAATGTTGTCCGCGAAGGGAATATTCGCATCACGGTAGCATTTCCAAAGAAAATTCAGGAAAGTGGTCGTCAGGAGTTGTATGCATTTTTCGTTCCGCACCACTATCCTACCCCAGCCGAATACCTGCAGGGATACAATTTGAGAAGTTTGCAACTTGAACGCTCAAAACCAAACGCAAAAGTGGTGAATACTTCTCTCACGCAACAAGCCGAAGCGCTGAAGAAAGCCAGCGGCGCCGATGAAGTGCTGCTCGTAAATCAGCAGGGATTGGTTACCGAAGGCAGCAAGTCGAATATCTTTTTTGTAATTGATGACGTACTCCAAACGGCGCCATTGGATTTGGTGCTGGGAGGAATCACACGGCAGAAGGTGCTGGAACTTTGTATGAAAAATAATATTCGAGTCATAGAAAAGGCTATTAACCTTGATGTAATCGGCCAGGTGCAGGCAGCCGTTATTACCGGCACGTCACCGCGCGTAATGCCTGTGAGCCGGATTGATGATCATGAACTCGATGTAAAACATCCCGTCGTGCAAAAGGTGATGAAGCTATACAACCAGCTCATTGAGGTAGCTATCCGGAATAGTTAGAATCACTAACCTTCCGCAAGTAGTCGGAGTAAACAAATCCGAATATTTCAATTTTAAAAATCTCAATTAAGAAACTCTGCTGCCATACTAAAAACCTGATCTACGGCTGCACTGACGGCTGATTGGTGATTATCGTTGAGCGGAAAGGGGGTTTCGTGCGAATAGGGAAACGGAAAATCAATCACTTTCACTGCGATGGGAATCGATCGCTCGGTGCCACGCAAAGTATTGAGCACTTCGTAATAAGGAACCACTGTATCTTTTTTGAGTGCCACAGCCATCAGCCGACTGCTGATTTGGTTTAGCTTCTCTTCGCGCATATCGATCAGTTTATTATAATCGATCATCGACCGGAATACAAGCCCTTCGCTGTGGGCGCTGCTGAAATAATGCGTCAGCCTCGGGTCGGTTTTCAGATAACTATCGAGATGTTCGATAAAGAAAGAATACAAAGCGATATTGGCTTCGCTGTCGAGGATGGTTTTGCGCACCGGCGACATCCTGTTGAACGCTGGCCCGCCGCAAAAGATAAACAGACGCGACTTATCAAGCAGCCCTTGCGGGTTATCCATCAGCATCACCTGCGTAAGGAAAGCGCCGATGCTATAGGCAAAGAAATCAATTGTAGCTTCTGCGTGGATAAGCGGGTGCTGCCCCGCCCTTATCTGATTGATCAACTGAACGACATCCCAGAAAGTCAGCACGCCCGACCAAAAGAAACGCTGCGGCAGTATGTGCAGACGCGTGCTGATGGCCACATTGGCAAACGACGACGCCACCACCGCCGGAAAAAAGCCCTGACGTACATTTTTTAGACCGTTCATCAGACGGGTGTGCGACCACTCTTCGGGCGAACGATTCATGTGAAAAGCGATGGGGAACAAAACAACAGCTTTGCCAGTGCGCTGCATCAATTGACGCGCCCACACCAAATATTTGTCCCAGTTTTTTTCGTTCAATCCGTGAAACATCATAATAATGCCGCGGGCTTTGGCCGGAAACGCCGGCTTAAAAATGATGTAGTCGAAATATCGATTTTCGCGCACCTTCGAATCGGCCAGGTTGAGTATTTCATTGATCTCGGGCGAGATAGCGTGCCGGAAATCAGGCGTGCGCTGAAATGTGATGCCCTGATCACTGTAATGATCCTCGCCGGGAAGAATATGACAATTTTCAGAAACGAACGACTGACGGTGCAAGCGATATTCGCCCTGATAAAGATCAATTTCCCTGGAGGGATTGTCGGTTATGTTGCGCAAATAGTGGTAATCGCTCTTGTAATCCATGCTGCAAAATAAACAGAAAAAGTGGTTGGTAGACGAATCATTGGAAATTTTGTAGTGCTGACCGCTCTTTATTTGTGTGCTTACGCAAAATGGTCGGACAAAAAACATCCTACTTTTCAAAAACATCTATATTTGCAGCCTCAAAAGCGGGTGTGGCGGAATTGGTAGACGCGCCAGACTTAGGATCTGGTGTCGAAAGACGTGTGGGTTCGAGTCCCTTCACCCGCACCAAATTGTTTTAAGAACCTGACCCTCAATGATTCATTGAGGGTTTTGTTTTAATAATAAATCAGGAGAAAGAAGTAAACATGACGACGAATGAAAAGTGCCTCTATGCGCGGCAACAATTTGCCGGCGAGCTTAATTGTGCGCAATCAGTTTTGAGCGCTTACGCTGAAGAACTAGAACTATCACGTGATGAATTGGAGCGCATGGGTGCGGCATTGGGCGGTGGCATGGGCGAAGGTGAAATATGCGGAGCTGTTTCGGCAGCGCTGTTGGTGCTTGGCCTTAAGCTGGGGCATACGCAGCATACACCCGAAAAAAAGCCAGAACTAAAGGCTGCTGCAGAAGATTTTAGAAATCAGTTTCTCGAGAGGTTCAATTCGCTCAAATGTAGCGAGCTGATAGGGTTGCAGATAAAAAACGCTCCCGATCGCCTGCAGGCACACGCCAATAATGTTTTTGATAACGAATGCGCCGGTTTCATTTGCGCGGCCATTGCGCTGGTTGATAAAATTACCGACAAACATCTTTGAATAAAAAATAACAAAAGATCTGGCCCAAACAAAGAACCCCTCACCGCAAAGGGCAGAAGGATTCCGATAAAAAGCTCTCCCTGATTAGGGAAAACAGATAGAAAACGTAATAAAACCGGAAGGCCGGCAAAAGTGGGTGTAAAAGGTTTTGTAGTACTTTTGCAGCCTAAAATAGTAAAAACTGACTATATGAACATCACACACGAAACTACCGACACCCTGAGTGGGGTCATCAAACTGGAGATAAACCAGGAGGATTATCAGGAACAATATCAGAAAGAATTGCGCGAGCACAGACGCAAGGCTGTGATGCCAGGATTCCGTCCGGGCAAAGTTCCAGCCAGCATAATCGAAAAAAAATATGGTACTGCCCTGCTCGTCGAGGAGGTGAATAAAGTGGTTTCTGAAGCTTTGCAGAAATATATCAGCGACAATTCGCTCGACCTGTTGGGCTATCCACTGTCCCGACCCGACGAAAAAGGCATCGACTTCATCCGCGACCGTAATTTTACTTTTTATTTCGACATCGGTTTTGCGCCTGCAGTAAACGTGGATCTTACCGCTCTCGCTCCCATCGAAAAATTTGATGTGAAAATTGATGACGACACGCTGCAACCATTCATCGAAAGAGCCTTGGAAGATCAGGGAAAATTTGTAGAAAAAGAAACCGTTGAAGCCGACGACTTTTTGGATGTACAGATTGATGAGCTTGACGTAGATGGCAAAATCAACAAAAAAGGCATTTCTAGCAAAACAAGAATTTCAGTTGCCAGCATCACCGACGATAGCTTCCGCGAAAAATTGATAGGCAGCAAAGTGGCCCAATCGTTCAATTTCGATCCTTTAAAAATTACTGCCAATCCTGCAGCTGCTGCTAAAATGCTGGGAATGGAAGAAAAAGAAGCCGAAAAAATCTCCGGCGACTTTAATATGGAAATAGGAAAGATCGAGCATTTCCAACCCGCAGAACTCAACGAAGAGTTTTTTAAGGCTGTTTTCCCTGACACCCAATTAAACACTGAAGAGGAGTTCAAAGAAAGAATGCGTCAGGAAGTAAAACGCTTTTATGACAATGACAGCAAACACATTTTTGCCCGTCGCGCCTTCGATCATATCATCGAAATCAACGATTTGCAACTTCCTGATGAATTCCTCAAAAAATGGCTCTTTGCAAACAATGACGGCCAGATACCAATGGAGGAAATTGAAAAAGATTACGACAATTATCGTGGCGGGATGAAGCTGCAACTGGTGCAGGATGCGCTGATAAAAAAATATCCTGAGGTAGCTGTAAGCGACCATGACGTACGCACCGAAATCATGAATCAGTTCCGCAGATATTTTTCGGCTTCCAGTGGCTTAGATTCTGACGACGAAGAACTCAACAAGCAATTGGTAATGCTTGCCGACAACTATATGGAAAAAAATAAGGAGGAAGTACACCGCACCCACGACCAAATTTATAACGAGCGTATTGCCGACTTAATGAACGAACATGTTCAGAAAACGGTGGTTGGAGTTACTCCTGATGAGATGAAACAAAAGGTTGAGGAATTATCAGAATTGGATCATGACCAAGAGCACAATCACGATCACGATCACGATCATAACCATGACCATACCGACGATCAGGAAACTGAGCACGACAGCGAAGTGAAATAATGTACATGAACATTTGCGAAAAGCAGTCGTTTTAAGAACAAATTAACACGAAAAAACAATGATGTATTCACCCAAAGATTTTAATAAATACGCTGTCGGACACCGCGGCATCAGCAGCATGTCGCTGCACAAATACACTTCGGTTTACACCAATTACATCTCGCCCACAATTATCGAAGAGCGACAGCTTAACGTGGCACAGATGGACGTCTTTTCGCGACTGATGATGGATCGCATCATATTTCTGGGCGTGCCCATCGACGACCATGTTGCCAACATCGTTCAGGCACAGCTCCTCTATCTCGAATCGGCCGACTCGTCGAAAGACATACAAGTTTACCTCAACACCCCCGGCGGATCGGTGTATGCCGGGCTGGGCATCTACGACACCATGCAATACATCGGCAGC
This portion of the Bacteroidales bacterium genome encodes:
- a CDS encoding trigger factor, with the protein product MNITHETTDTLSGVIKLEINQEDYQEQYQKELREHRRKAVMPGFRPGKVPASIIEKKYGTALLVEEVNKVVSEALQKYISDNSLDLLGYPLSRPDEKGIDFIRDRNFTFYFDIGFAPAVNVDLTALAPIEKFDVKIDDDTLQPFIERALEDQGKFVEKETVEADDFLDVQIDELDVDGKINKKGISSKTRISVASITDDSFREKLIGSKVAQSFNFDPLKITANPAAAAKMLGMEEKEAEKISGDFNMEIGKIEHFQPAELNEEFFKAVFPDTQLNTEEEFKERMRQEVKRFYDNDSKHIFARRAFDHIIEINDLQLPDEFLKKWLFANNDGQIPMEEIEKDYDNYRGGMKLQLVQDALIKKYPEVAVSDHDVRTEIMNQFRRYFSASSGLDSDDEELNKQLVMLADNYMEKNKEEVHRTHDQIYNERIADLMNEHVQKTVVGVTPDEMKQKVEELSELDHDQEHNHDHDHDHNHDHTDDQETEHDSEVK
- a CDS encoding C-GCAxxG-C-C family protein, with the translated sequence MTTNEKCLYARQQFAGELNCAQSVLSAYAEELELSRDELERMGAALGGGMGEGEICGAVSAALLVLGLKLGHTQHTPEKKPELKAAAEDFRNQFLERFNSLKCSELIGLQIKNAPDRLQAHANNVFDNECAGFICAAIALVDKITDKHL
- the clpP gene encoding ATP-dependent Clp endopeptidase proteolytic subunit ClpP, with the translated sequence MYSPKDFNKYAVGHRGISSMSLHKYTSVYTNYISPTIIEERQLNVAQMDVFSRLMMDRIIFLGVPIDDHVANIVQAQLLYLESADSSKDIQVYLNTPGGSVYAGLGIYDTMQYIGSDVATICTGMAASMGAILLCAGEPGKRTALKHSRILIHQPMGGAQGQASDIEITAREILKLKNELYEIIAKHSKQDAEKIWKDADRDYWLTSQEAKEYGMIDEVLDRPKK
- a CDS encoding aminotransferase class IV, which produces MKIIGKYYLHNQQLKAARDFGGMPEVPSVYEVLRLIDGVPLFLDEHLLRLQQSAALMHRQLETTLESLADAIHHLADKNVVREGNIRITVAFPKKIQESGRQELYAFFVPHHYPTPAEYLQGYNLRSLQLERSKPNAKVVNTSLTQQAEALKKASGADEVLLVNQQGLVTEGSKSNIFFVIDDVLQTAPLDLVLGGITRQKVLELCMKNNIRVIEKAINLDVIGQVQAAVITGTSPRVMPVSRIDDHELDVKHPVVQKVMKLYNQLIEVAIRNS
- a CDS encoding DUF6051 family protein; the protein is MDYKSDYHYLRNITDNPSREIDLYQGEYRLHRQSFVSENCHILPGEDHYSDQGITFQRTPDFRHAISPEINEILNLADSKVRENRYFDYIIFKPAFPAKARGIIMMFHGLNEKNWDKYLVWARQLMQRTGKAVVLFPIAFHMNRSPEEWSHTRLMNGLKNVRQGFFPAVVASSFANVAISTRLHILPQRFFWSGVLTFWDVVQLINQIRAGQHPLIHAEATIDFFAYSIGAFLTQVMLMDNPQGLLDKSRLFIFCGGPAFNRMSPVRKTILDSEANIALYSFFIEHLDSYLKTDPRLTHYFSSAHSEGLVFRSMIDYNKLIDMREEKLNQISSRLMAVALKKDTVVPYYEVLNTLRGTERSIPIAVKVIDFPFPYSHETPFPLNDNHQSAVSAAVDQVFSMAAEFLN